The Macaca mulatta isolate MMU2019108-1 chromosome 9, T2T-MMU8v2.0, whole genome shotgun sequence genomic sequence GCTCAACCTCTTGCATGGGTGTCCTGCTGGGCGCCGGGGCCCGCCACTGGCCCCTGCTTGCTCCGTGGTCTGAGTTAGCTCCTGATCCACTGAGCAGGCTGTCAGCTGCCGATCTACCATGCCTCGATACCCAGGCCCTGTTCCGAGGCCTGGAACAGCTGCTTCCGAGGAAGGGGCTGCCTGCAGGGAAATCCGCGTGCTGTGCAGCCTGAGCTGTGCCCAGGGAGGGCTCTTCAGTGGGATTGGCAGTTGCTGTGCCCTGAGTACAGGCAGAACTGTGTGATGCCTGAATGTGAACCTAAAGTTCAGAAGATTTGGAAAGCTCTGGAATGtgttgggttttttcccccaaaatgggTCCTAAGGAGGGTAAAGTGACATGTTTCAAGTTGTTGGAGCAAAGTGGGTCTCTGACGGATCTCGGCCTGAGGGTGTGGGGCACAAGGCCTGGCAGCCCTTCCAGGGCAGGGTGTGTTTTCCCACCAGCTGCAGAGCCAGGATGGACGTTCCTCGGAGGGACAGTCCTGCTTGGGAATGTTCCTGGGCTGTGAGATCCACTCGTCTCTTCTGGGCAGGTGGTTAGCACCTATCGTTTTCCCCTCACTTCCCCCCAAATCCGTAAGTCCTTTGGTCCATTTCATTGCTGCTTTTGGGAAGGGCCAGATTCCTCAGGGCCTCAGTGGCAGAACCAGCCTGAGGTCGCCTCCCTGCCCATGCGCCACCACAGCCCCAGGGCAGGTGAGGGGAGCCGGGGTGGCTTGGGTTCCTGGCCTTGGCACCTCCCTTTGGGCGGCTCTGGAGCGTGGCTGGGCGGTTGGTACAGGAGCCACAGGCCACTGCTTTTCTGATTGGGGGGACCCTAACATCCTGGAGCGGGTTGGGGCAGGATCCATGGTCCCCtcgaggtgggaggtgggaggctgaggcggcgtGGGCAGGACACTGGATGGCGGGTTCACAGGGACAGCCTGCAGCTCCTGCCCCAGCTGGGGCCCAAGACCGTGGgcaagggaggaagggggagccCAGGCCGGGGGATCCTGGGGACGGCACGGGCCGGGGGCCAGATGTAGTCCCCGAGCCCAGCCAGGCCTAGGGCCACAGCAACCCCAGGGCGCCAAGGGCGCCGCCCAGCACGAGACAGAGACTAGGGCTGCGCGTGGGTCCAGCGCCTGAAGTCCACGCCCGGTAGCTGTAGATGCCGGGGCCGGTCCCGTTGCCTCCGGGCACCCCGTCCTCGTTGTCCTCCAGGCCGCGCTCCCCGGGTCCCGCGGCCCTTCTCCAGCCCGAGCCCGCCGCCAGGCCCGCGGCTGCTCCCGCCGCCGCCCCAGCCGCCGCCCCTGCCGCAGCCACGCGCAAGGAGGAGCCAGGGGCACCGTAGCGCGGCGCCGGCCTCACGCGCACCCTCGAGGTCCCGCGCGCGCCCCCGCGAACCCCTCCCCGGGCACTGCCCCGCGCCCCTCCGCGGCCACCCTTGGCTGCGCCGCTGTCGCAGAGGAAGGCGGCCGCCAGTAGCAGAGCCCAGCACGTTGCGGGTGCCCAGTTCATCTTGGTGGAGCCAAACCTGCGGGAAGAGCGGGAAAGGGCCCTCAGTTTCCATGGAGATCGGGCCCCCAGGGGCGGAGGGCTCAGGGCTGGAGAGCAGAGGGACCCTCGGCTTTTGTGGGATCAGGGTGCCCTCAGCATCTTGGAGGCCCACGCAGGCCTAGGGGGGTGCGGTTTAACCTCTAGCATCAGGGACTTAGGCCTGGGGGAGGCGCTGGGAAGTGGCGGGTGGGGCAGGAGGGTTCTGCAGCTGAAGGTTGTGTACCTGGATTGGGGGCGTTGAAGCGGGGCAGGAGCGCCGCGGTGAGCGTCCAGGCCTCGGGGGGCGTCCAGGTCCGGGGGGTATGGGGCAGGCCTGGGGGAGGACCGCCATGCTCCTGGGCTCTGCACGCGTTGCTGGGATGCGAGGTGGGGGGAAGCATGGGGGCAGGGGTGTTGTGTTTGGGGGATGCGGTAGCGGGGACCAAGTGCTGGCTCAGATAAGGTCTGGAGCGGGGACGGGCCGTGCCTGGGCCTGGCGCCCACCTTTGGGGCCAGAGCCTGGGTGCGGGCCTTGCAGGTGCTGCGGCTGTCAAGCGGCTGCTGACACCGTGCGGACCCCGCCCCAGCAGGCCCGTACCCCAGGGACGGTCCCTCCCGCGCACTCCCAGCGCTCCATGCCGTCCCCGGTTGCCTAATTCAGCACCTGGCGGGGGACAGGATGGGGTCGAGTAGCGGGGTCGCCTTCGGACGCGGCTATCCGGGCGACAGCTGCATCCCCTGCCTGCGCCGCCCCTCGCTCCCCGGCTCTgtacccgccccagcctcccggCCTTACCCGCCACGGACCTCGGTTGGAACCGCGCGCCGGAGTATCCGCCCAGGGGCCGCAGCCAAGCGGGAAGGAGCGGGCGGGCGGCGGCGCAGACCCTCAGCCTGAGCGCGGAGCCGAGGCGCCTGGGTTTTGCGCGAGGCCTCCGCCCTGGGATTGGGGCGGGCAGTCGCGGAGGCGCATCCCCGGTGAGCCGGTGGGAGGGGAAAAGGACGTCCCCATTCCCCATCCTCGCGGCCTCCCGTCCTCCGTCACCAGCCCCCTCCGTCTCCTGCATCACAAGGTCCCTTCCCCGCGATCCCCCGCGACCCCCGCACCCGGCCCGGTTCCACCCGCCCCGCTTCCTTCCCCTTCACACCCTGGTCCCCACCTGGGCCCATCCGCCTGTGAGTCCCGGTGCCCGGGGATGAGGGCCGAGGTCCTGAGAGGAGAGGGTCCCTGTGCCGGCCCCACGGAGGCCCGAGCCCACCCCGCGGTCCCTACCCCGGCAGGTGCGGCTTCTCCCCTTGTTGTCAGCTGCGGGACTGGGCAGGGACCGTCTCAATCTTCGACCTTGTTTCAGGGAGGATGGGGTCGACTCTCACGATCCCCAAAGGCCTGCCCCGGCCCCTCCTGGGCCAGCTGCCTCCCTCCTGTGGGTTCTGATGCCACCTGGGCCCACGGCGTCTTCCCAGCCCAGGGCGGCCGCGCCTCCGGTGAGTTTCAACTGAGCCTGGCTCCGGGTGCAGCGCCCGCGTGGGACCTCTGCTGTCCCGTGTAGGGTTGCCCTGCAAATATGtgatgaataagtaaataaatactttCTGTCTTCTAACTTGCCGGATATTAGAAGGAAACCAAGCTGTGCTTCTCATTTATAGCTACCGTTAAGGACTGAACAGAAGCTTAGCTTTCTGGGTGAGAGGGACAACAGTGTTTTTAGAACCTCTGGAAAGAACATGTATTTGAAAGTGACTAACAGGTCTTCTGGCCCTAGGGGGCCGCCTGAGCAGGTCCACCCAACTTCCCtccaagacagaaaataaattaacaagGAGAACAGGAAGGGCCCCGGGAGACTCCAGACCGGACCGGGGGTGCTGCCCATCAGGCAGGACGAGCTTGGAAGGGAGGGGCCGCGGCCAtgggatgtggaggtggaagtggGGGTCATCATAGATCTGTACACTCTGGTCAAGTCCCCCTTTCCGGTCACACAAAGAATAGCCAGCAGTGAGCTGCTTACTCTAAGGAGTCAAGGGGGTTCTTGGGCAACCCCTGGTGCTGGAGCCGGCAGTGGACAGCGCCACAGCCAGACCTCGCTTATTTTTGGCTCATGGGGAAAGTCTGTGACTGTTCCCTCCCCTGGCCCTGGGAGCGGATGTGTGACCACTCAAGACAGTGATGCGGCTCCTCTGGCTGTGGGCGGGAGGGGATGTTTCCCAGCACAGGCCCAGGCTGCCAGCTGAGAGGCTGGGAGGGGCGCCTCACCCCTAGGCTCTGTGTGAGAGGCCAAGTGTGGAGTCTCATGGGGAATCTGCCATGGGAGCCAGCGAGGTGGGGGCAGGACCCAGAGGGGAGAAGGGGTCCTGGGGATGCTGCGGGTCTGGATCCAGGGGCAGGAGCTGAGGTTCTGGAGCGAAACACTGCCTTTCATGGAAGCACGTCTTCCTGTCACCCATTGGCTTCATTGAAGGATGAAAAGTATCAGACATTCAAGGAGAGCTGCATCACATAAAAGAAAGACcaggcaaagaaacagaaaataaatggatTGAGAAATTTGAATGACtcagaggaaaattaaaaaaaaaaacatactccAATCCATAGACTCAGACTGGggacatatatttatataataagaaCAGGAAACTGTGAAGATGGAATAAGACAAAAAAggcacttttaaaattaaaaaaattattgccaaaaaaaaaaaaaacccagaaggaTGGAATTGTACATTTAAGGAAATCTTTCTGGCAAAAAGGCagcaaatatgaaagaaaaggagataGACCCAGGGGATCTGTTTTGGGCTCTAACATCTGACAGTTGTTCCAAGGCTGAGAGCACAGAATGGGAAAGGAACGGGGAGGCGGTGCTCCAGCTGATTTATGATTCCGGAAGCCTTCTATCTTAAGATGTATAGGATGTATCTTAGGGTGTATAAGAGAAGCACAAGAGAAACATTTAGGCTGTGTTATGTTTGAGTAGAGAcatgaaagttttaaataaatcagTAGCAAAATGCATCGAGCGGCGCATCAGAACAAATCACCATGATCAATCAGGTTCAGGGTGGTTTTACATCGTAAGATATGTCAATGTGCTTTACCTATTAGTGGACCAAAGGTGAAAAATATGGTTTTCTACAGAGGAAGACAAAGCATTTGATTTCAATTAACATTCGTTTGTGGTGAAACATGTTGAGAAAACTCGTCATAGAAGTGAAATTTTTTCCTTGACAAAGGCTAATCTCAGAAGACATATGTAGTGGAgagcttttaaatgtattttaaaaaatacgaACCAATGAAAAGATtgcctactttcaccacttctgtttAACACAGCATTGGCAGAGCTGCCACCAGGAAGAACACAGCACGTtgaaggcacggtggctcctgcagCTGCAGCCCTGAGGCCTGATTCTACCATagaaggcacagtggctcctgcagCTGCAGCCCTGAGGCCTGATTCTACCATagaaggcacggtggctcctgcagCTGCAGCCCTGAGGCCTGATTCTATCACAAGTGCTGCAGCTGGCAGAGGCCACAGGACATAGGCATAGCTGGTGAAACTTGCAACTGAGGGTGCCGGGGGCTCCTGGGAGAGCATTTGTCCCCCCTAAGGCGAGGGGCTGTTCAGAACCTGTGTGCTCTTGTCCTTTCCCCCTTTTTCCTGCTGGGAGTGGGACTGGACTGAGGGTGGCTCCTGCCATTGGAAGCCCCCAGGATGCTGGGTCAGCAGCCAGGCGGGTGGAGGGCAGGGTCGTCCCCGGCACACAGGGTGCTGCTCTGCACTGCTGGGTGTCTCACCTCTCGCCCCTGTTTTAAGTAGGTACTCCCTAGACTTGCAGCCAGATGTGTAACTTAGACTTAAAATGGTAGAATTTCTCTACCGGAACAAAAAATAGCTTtagaaaatataagataaaaagCCACTgatagcctggcatgatggctcatgcctgtaatcctagcactttgggaggccaagtcaggcagatcacctgaggccaggagtttgagaccagacaggccaacatggtgaaacctcatctctactaaaaatacaaaaattagccagtcgtggtagcatgtgcctgtagtcccagctacatgggaggctaaggcacgagaatcacttgaaccctggaggtggaggttcagtgagctgagattgtgccactgctctccagcctaggcagcagagaaAGACGACTCctctggaagagagagagagaaaaaaaaaagccattcacCACAGTCCACAATGTAAAAGACCTCTATGGAGAACATCAAAAAGttattaaagaatataaaagaaaatctgcATAAATGGAGCATGAACAGGATATTGCAAAGGTGACAGTTCACCACAAATTGAGCCATAAATTTAGTGAAATTACAATCAAAATCttggcataatttttaaaaggctctgTTATAAGCTGAACTGTGTCTCCCTCAAATTCATGCATTGAAGTCCCAACCCCTAGTACCTGCATTTGGAAATAGGACCTTAAAGAGGTGACTAAAGTTAAATGAGGTGAGGTGAGCTTGATGTCCTTAACAAGAGGAGCTTAGGACCCAGACACCAATTGAGGCACAGCCCTGTGAAGACAGGGAGAAGACAgtgtctacaagccaagaagagaggctgcagaagaaaccaaccctgccaaactgagaaaacaaatttctgttgtttaaaccaccctgTCTGTGGCGCTTTGTTATGGTAGTAACAAAATAGCACAGAACCCAAACGTTTCTAAAGTCTGTATGGAAAAATAAAGGCCTAAAAtagctattaataaaataattttgaaaaagaagatcaAAGAAGAGCAAATCACCATGTCATATTCAGACATTGTAGAAAGCCATCGTTATAAAACAACCCAGTCTTGGCA encodes the following:
- the SPRN gene encoding shadow of prion protein isoform X1, coding for MNWAPATCWALLLAAAFLCDSGAAKGGRGGARGSARGGVRGGARGTSRVRVRPAPRYGAPGSSLRVAAAGAAAGAAAGAAAGLAAGSGWRRAAGPGERGLEDNEDGVPGGNGTGPGIYSYRAWTSGAGPTRSPSLCLVLGGALGALGLLWP